A single genomic interval of Daucus carota subsp. sativus chromosome 1, DH1 v3.0, whole genome shotgun sequence harbors:
- the LOC108204582 gene encoding uncharacterized protein LOC108204582: MKLGRLHLKCRRAPTSAFPALACTRGFRSNAALEALTKASENKTQNIVLYNYPSFSAAYSALFAYLFHSHLQSPCLVLPFSAVEPLRVEDVCIDGLKTCYFLDFLGPRGFAAELSRRTMCQVIAFDHRKSVVSKITIPEDCSQNLIFHMDTERSSSTIAYEYFSAKLLEMRSNDAEIINLLSWKEQDRVEKVLKYIEDLDLRRGTLEDVKAFSIGLSECRSHLNCIINPHMYKQLLKICAKDLISKGNSQIRTRQEEAIKFLDRVFRVRLGRGFYGDCLGVRADGNPSLSDEIGKELSRRSSAAGLRPIGAVIYMQGKNLKMCLRSTDEGTDTSEVAKAYGGGGFPCSSSFIIRMDEYNEWLSVNTT; encoded by the exons ATGAAGTTAGGACGCCTCCACCTGAAATGCAGAAGAGCTCCTACGAGTGCATTTCCGGCACTTGCATGCACGCGAGGTTTTCGATCAAATGCCGCACTGGAAGCACTAACCAAAGCCTCTGAAAACAAAACCCAAAACATTGTGCTCTACAACTACCCTTCTTTCTCTGCTGCTTACTCTGCTCTCTTTGCATATCTCTTTCACTCCCATCTTCAGTCACCCTGCCTCGTTCTCCCGTTTTCGGCGGTTGAACCCCTCAG GGTTGAAGATGTATGCATTGATGGGCTTAAGACGtgttattttcttgattttcttggACCGAGAGGGTTTGCTGCTGAGCTTTCTCGGAGAACGATGTGCCA GGTGATAGCATTTGATCATAGAAAATCTGTGGTCTCCAAGATTACTATACCAGAAGACTGTAGTCAAAACCTCATTTTTCATATGGACACCGAGAGGAGCAGCTCTACCATCGCGTATGAGTATTTCTCTGCTAAACTattagagatgagatctaatGAT GCTGAGATCATAAATCTGCTGAGCTGGAAGGAACAAGATCGTGTGGAGAAGGTTCTCAAGTATATTGAGGATTTAGACCTCCGCAGAGGGACACTGGAAGATGTTAAGGCGTTCAGTATCGGGCTTAGCGAGTGTCGTTCACATTTAAACTGCATCATTAATCCACATATGTACAAACAG TTACTCAAAATATGCGCCAAGGATTTGATTAGCAAGGGGAATTCTCAAATTCGTACTCGACAGGAAGAAGCAATAAAGTTTCTGGACAGGGTATTTAGAGTTCGGCTTGGCAGAGGATTTTACGGGGACTGTCTG GGAGTTCGGGCAGATGGAAATCCAAGTTTAAGTGATGAAATTGGCAAAGAACTTAGCAGAAGAAGTTCTGCAGCTGGATTAAG GCCTATAGGAGCTGTTATATACATGCAAGGGAAAAATTTGAAGATGTGCTTGAGGAGTACGGATGAGGGCACTGATACATCTGAAGTTGCAAAG GCATATGGTGGAGGAGGTTTCCCATGCTCTAGCTCCTTCATTATTCGAATGGATGAGTACAACGAGTGGCTATCGGTGAATACAACTTAA
- the LOC108204581 gene encoding oligopeptide transporter 4, producing MGTLELQPPYSTATADSTDIGKYEDEDDVSPVEEVRLTVLNTDDPSLPVWTFRMWFLGLLSCCLLSFLNQFFAYRTEPLVITQITVQVATLPIGHFLAAVLPETKFRIPGCGSRSFSLNPGPFNIKEHVLISVFANAGAAFGSGSAYAVGIITIIKAFYFRSISFVAGWLLIITTQVLGYGWAGLLRSYVVEPAQMWWPSTLVQVSLFRALHEKDEERMSRAKFFLIALICSFSWYLIPGYLFSTLSTISWVCWAFSGSVTGQQIGSGMRGLGLGSVTVDWSVVASFLFSPLISPFFAIVNVFLGYFMIIYIVMPIAYWGLNVYSAKNFPIFSSHLFTHDGQKYNISNIVNDKFQLDFENYNEQGRIHLSTFFALTYGFGFATIAATLTHVGFFHGREIYERFRASYKGKDDIHTKMMRRYKDIPSWWFYLLLVVTVAVSLVLCIFLNDQVQMPWWGLLFACVIAFIFTLPISIITATTNQTPGLNIITEYIMGIILPGRPIANVCFKTYGYMSMAQAVSFLSDFKLGHYMKIPPRSMFLVQFIGTIIAGTINLSVAWWLLESIENICQDDLLPADSPWTCPGDRVFFDASVIWGLVGPKRIFGSQGNYSSMNWFFLGGALGPIVVWLFHKAFPKQSWIPLINLPVLLGATGAMPPATPLNYNAWILVGTIFNFFVFRYRKQWWQRYNYILSAALDAGVAFMAVLLYFSLSMEDIGLSWWGTNGEHCELATCPTAKGINVAGCPAN from the exons ATGGGAACCTTAGAACTCCAGCCACCATATTCGACTGCAACCGCTGACTCGACGGATATCGGCAAGTATGAAGACGAGGATGATGTTTCGCCGGTAGAGGAGGTTCGACTAACTGTTCTGAACACTGATGATCCTAGTCTACCAGTGTGGACATTTCGGATGTGGTTCTTGGGGCTACTGTCTTGTTGCCTTCTTTCGTTTCTCAACCAGTTCTTTGCTTACCGGACAGAGCCACTTGTTATAACGCAAATTACTGTCCAAGTAGCTACACTTCCAATTGGTCATTTTCTGGCTGCGGTTTTACCAGAGACAAAGTTTCGGATACCAGGGTGTGGGTCGAGATCGTTCTCGCTCAACCCTGGTCCGTTTAATATCAAGGAACATGTCCTCATTTCAGTATTTGCTAATGCTGGAGCTGCCTTTGGAAGTGGCTCAGCCTATGCTGTTGGCATTATTACCATCATCAAAGCATTTTACTTCCGCAGCATATCCTTCGTAGCTGGATGGTTGCTTATTATCACTACCCAG GTTCTAGGATATGGATGGGCAGGGCTACTTAGGAGTTATGTGGTAGAGCCGGCACAAATGTGGTGGCCGAGCACTCTGGTTCAGGTCTCACTTTTCCG GGCTTTGCATGAAAAGGATGAAGAACGCATGTCAAGGGCAAAATTCTTCCTTATTGCATTAATTTGCAGCTTTTCCTGGTACTTGATCCCAGGATATCTTTTCTCAACTCTCTCAACCATCTCCTGGGTGTGCTGGGCATTCTCTGGATCAGTCACAGGTCAGCAAATCGGATCAGGGATGAGAGGCCTTGGACTTGGTTCTGTAACAGTAGATTGGTCTGTGGTGGCCTCCTTCTTGTTCAGCCCCCTCATAAGCCCTTTTTTTGCCATTGTCAATGTCTTCCTGGGGTACTTTATGATAATTTACATTGTCATGCCAATTGCATACTGGGGGTTGAATGTATACAGTGCTAAGAACTTCCCAATCTTCTCCTCACACTTGTTTACACATGATGGCCAGAAGTATAACATATCAAATATTGTCAATGACAAATTCCAGTTAGACTTTGAGAACTATAATGAGCAAGGACGGATACATTTAAGCACATTTTTTGCACTCACTTATGGTTTTGGTTTTGCTACTATCGCAGCTACTCTGACACATGTTGGCTTCTTCCACGGGAG GGAGATCTATGAACGATTTCGGGCTTCATACAAGGGCAAGGATGATATCCATACAAAAATGATGAGGAGATACAAGGACATACCTTCCTGGTGGTTCTATTTGTTGCTTGTAGTAACAGTGGCAGTCTCGCTTGTATTATGCATCTTCTTGAACGATCAAGTGCAGATGCCATGGTGGGGCCTCCTTTTTGCTTGTGTCATTGCCTTCATCTTCACCCTTCCGATCAGCATTATAACTGCAACTACCAATCAG ACACCAGGATTGAATATAATCACGGAGTATATTATGGGAATTATATTACCAGGGAGACCAATAGCCAATGTGTGCTTCAAAACCTACGGCTACATGAGCATGGCACAGGCTGTCTcctttttaagtgattttaaatTGGGGCATTACATGAAGATCCCTCCAAGATCAATGTTCTTAGTTCAG TTCATAGGAACTATCATTGCCGGAACTATTAATCTCTCAGTAGCATGGTGGCTGCTAGAGAGTATAGAGAACATATGTCAAGATGATCTACTTCCAGCTGATAGTCCTTGGACCTGCCCTGGTGATCGGGTCTTTTTTGATGCATCAGTTATATGGGGCTTGGTGGGTCCTAAAAGGATTTTCGGATCTCAAGGAAACTATAGTTCCATGAACTGGTTCTTCCTTGGAGGTGCACTTGGGCCAATTGTGGTCTGGCTATTCCACAAGGCATTTCCAAAACAATCATGGATTCCTCTGATTAATTTACCAGTACTTCTGGGGGCAACAGGGGCAATGCCACCAGCAACACCCTTAAATTATAATGCATGGATCCTTGTTGGTAccattttcaacttttttgtCTTCCGTTACCGGAAGCAATGGTGGCAAAGATATAATTATATCCTCTCAGCTGCACTAGATGCTGGGGTGGCTTTCATGGCAGTcctcttatatttttctttgagCATGGAGGATATTGGACTGAGTTGGTGGGGTACAAACGGTGAACACTGCGAATTGGCAACTTGCCCAACAGCCAAAGGCATAAATGTTGCTGGGTGCCCAGCAAACTAA
- the LOC108203417 gene encoding transcription factor GTE2 translates to MESTVMSNRNESSWGQSLGKFMTKTVPLTNPNPNPISNPSNHKHLSKSSKKKKQFHALNGRHDESPVVIQSVADDAYSYNQRPLDTNHGDAGGFNHAAGGFVNIKVSTCSKAELRELKRKLQLELKRVRELNDRIESRQLVSQLPPRSSNEAPQFPPRSNHGKMKKLSGQKRMLPLGPPQIQSQLEQNLGVPSGNIEGIEEMMKSCRQILIRLMKHKHSWVFNKPVDAAALGLHDYHLIVKKPMDLGTVKMNFGKNLYSSPAEFASDVRLTFNNAMLYNPKTDEVHRMAAQLLSEFETKFGPIQDKLDQISTRKERSGFANINNELQGSSWNEIVVPHSPPRPKKPKTSLVNSIPRKVERIPEPLQKPNQSSGSNPTNSNPPVAQSPRIPQPAPKPNLSSGSNPSNSNPRSAQSPVTTPSPVEAQPVKPTKPVGAVKGASTTKLPKPRAKDSNKREMTMEEKQMLGVGLQNLPQEKMPQLVQIIRKRNEQLSQEGDEIELDIEALDTETLWELDRFVTNWKKLVSKTKRQALMENYSAVQTVTTDTDEAPASTRNDGSAKNMKKGEGDEDVDIGDEMPENSFPPVEIEKDDGGHGQDNGIKNGTGNGNASSSSSSSGSSGSDSSSSSDSGSSSGSDSDADEAQS, encoded by the exons ATGGAGTCGACGGTGATGAGTAACCGGAATGAGTCGAGCTGGGGACAATCACTTGGGAAATTCATGACAAAGACGGTGCCTTTAACAAACCCTAATCCTAACCCTATTTCTAACCCTAGTAATCATAAACATCTTTCCAAATCGTCGAAGAAGAAGAAACAGTTTCACGCTCTTAACGGCCGGCACGATGAGTCACCGGTGGTTATTCAATCGGTGGCGGACGATGCATATTCGTACAATCAAAGACCACTGGATACTAATCACGGAGATGCCGGTGGTTTTAATCACGCCGCTGGTGGTTTTGTTAACATCAAGGTTTCGACTTGTTCGAAAGCCGAGCTGAGGGAGTTGAAGCGGAAGCTTCAATTGGAGCTGAAGCGAGTTCGCGAGCTGAATGATCGGATCGAGTCGAGGCAATTGGTGTCTCAGTTGCCTCCCAGATCTAGCAACGAAGCGCCTCAGTTTCCCCCTAGATCCAACCATGGTAAAATGAAGAAGCTTTCCGGTCAAAAGAGGATGTTGCCACTTGGTCCACCACAAATTCAAAGTCAATTGGAACAGAATCTGGGGGTTCCGAGTGGCAATATTGAGGGGATTGAGGAAATGATGAAGTCCTGCAGACAGATTTTAATTAGATTGATGAAGCATAAGCATAGTTGGGTTTTTAATAAGCCGGTTGATGCGGCTGCTTTGGGTCTTCATGATTATCATTTGATTGTTAAGAAGCCGATGGATCTGGGGACGGTTAAGATGAATTTTGGGAAGAATTTGTATTCTTCACCGGCTGAGTTTGCATCGGATGTGAGGTTGACCTTTAATAATGCAATGTTGTATAATCCGAAGACGGATGAAGTTCACCGGATGGCAGCTCAGCTTTTGTCTGAGTTTGAGACGAAGTTTGGTCCGATTCAAGATAAGTTGGACCAGATCAGTACTCGAAAAGAAAGGAGTGGTTTTGCTAATATAAATAATGAGCTACAAGGGAGTTCTTGGAATGAGATTGTAGTACCTCATTCACCACCAAGGCCGAAGAAGCCCAAGACTAGTCTTGTGAATTCAATTCCGAGAAAGGTTGAAAGGATTCCTGAACCATTGCAGAAGCCAAATCAATCTAGTGGCTCTAACCCCACAAATTCGAATCCCCCTGTAGCTCAGTCACCGAGGATTCCTCAACCAGCACCGAAGCCAAATCTGTCTAGCGGCTCAAACCCCTCGAATTCGAATCCTAGATCAGCTCAATCACCGGTGACAACTCCATCTCCCGTGGAAGCTCAACCAGTGAAACCTACCAAACCGGTTGGAGCAGTGAAAGGTGCTTCTACTACAAAGCTACCGAAGCCCAGGGCTAAGGATTCAAATAAAAGAGAAATGACCATGGAAGAGAAGCAGATGTTAGGAGTTGGGTTGCAGAATTTGCCCCAAGAAAAAATGCCACAGTTGGTGCAAATTATAAGGAAAAGAAATGAACAATTGTCTCAAGAAGGTGATGAAATTGAGCTTGATATCGAGGCACTTGATACTGAAACACTTTGGGAGCTAGATAGATTTGTGACTAATTGGAAGAAACTAGTTAGCAAGACAAAAAGGCAAGCACTAATGGAAAATTATTCTGCTGTTCAGACAGTCACTACTGATACAGATGAG GCTCCAGCCAGTACTAGAAATGATGGTAGcgcaaaaaatatgaaaaagggAGAAGGGGATGAGGATGTTGACATTGGGGATGAGATGCCGGAAAATAGTTTTCCACCTGTTGAAATTGAGAAGGATGATGGTGGGCATGGTCAGGATAATGGTATTAAGAATGGTACTGGAAATGGTAATGCTAGTAGTAGTTCGAGTAGCTCTGGCAGTTCTGGCAGTGACTCGTCTTCTTCAAGTG ATTCAGGGAGTTCTTCAGGCAGTGACTCCGATGCAGATGAAGCACAATCATAA
- the LOC108199985 gene encoding uncharacterized protein LOC108199985: MDKTWISKERDSLDYEIGVEEFLIYAQENSKDPKRIPCPCARCANFKQFSVNIIRGHIYENGFSLGYVNWIWHGENDIGTTRSSVGSTPLPTLVPNFDTNIDVDISETVNVCEAAYKSYDYDNESFEFRRFVADAQQPLFEGSDYTKLESMLKLHNWKARFGISDTAFSDLLSSIGSFLPKDNVMPANSYEAKKILSNLGLEYIKFHSCPNDCILYRGIYADESECPKCHLSRWKVGKDGKVRVNIPAKVMWYFPIIPRFRRMFKSATTAELMTWHANQRQQDGKMRHPADSPSWRNIDYRWPGFGNEPRNLRLALAADGINPHNNGLVNRYTCWPVVLVIYNLPPWLCMKRKFMMLTILVSGPHEPGNNLDIYLQPMIDDLKKLWEDGEPNVYDAFSKSYFTLKAILMWTVNDFPAYGNLSGCVNKGYFCCPICGDDTVAKYLGHSRKMSYQGHRRYLGKFHPYRRQKAAFNGQQDFSDARPPLSGQEVLAQQEAIEFSFGKEVKKSKKVQSPWKKKSIFFELEYWKFHHVRHCLDVMHIEKNVCDNIIGTLLNMRFKSKDSVASRLDMVDMGVRHDLDPGVTHTLKPDFESYVVNRLIEGGYNRIYLMPHNQHVHWILIMIWDGDIYIMNPLPHPRNFSEVENRLSSALESYNAQTGRQKRTPRVVNLLGCPKQPGGIECGYVVMRYMRDIISDTEMAFQSKWAAKTRRSYTMDVLEEVRLETLEFIENFM, encoded by the exons ATGGATAAGACGTGGATTTCCAAAGAAAGGGATTCTTTAGATTACGAAATTGGGGTAGAAGAGTTCTTAATATATGCTCAAGAGAATTCAAAAGATCCCAAGAGAATACCCTGCCCATGTGCACGATGTGCTAACTTCAAACAGTTTTCTGTAAATATTATAAGGGGACATATCTACGAAAATGGTTTTAGTTTAGGGTATGTCAATTGGATTTGGCACGGGGAAAACGATATTGGGACGACTAGGTCATCCGTTGGTAGTACACCTCTGCCTACTTTAGTTCCGAATTTTGACACAAACATTGATGTTGATATATCGGAAACGGTTAATGTCTGTGAAGCAGCATATAAGTCATATGATTACGACAATGAATCTTTTGAGTTTAGGAGGTTTGTGGCCGATGCCCAACAACCATTGTTTGAGGGCAGTGACTACACCAAACTAGAGTCCATGCTAAAATTACATAACTGGAAAGCTAGATTTGGAATTAGCGACACTGCATTTTCTGATTTGCTATCTTCCATTGGGTCTTTTCTTCCTAAAGATAACGTGATGCCTGCTAATTCATATGAAGCAAAAAAAATTCTGTCCAACTTAGGCCTCGAATACATCAAATTTCATTCTTGTCCGAATGATTGCATACTATATAGGGGTATATATGCTGATGAATCTGAGTGTCCTAAGTGTCATCTATCTCGGTGGAAGGTGGGAAAAGATGGTAAAGTTAGGGTAAACATTCCCGCCAAAGTTATGTGGTATTTTCCAATTATTCCTAGATTTAGACGGATGTTTAAGTCTGCTACTACCGCTGAACTGATGACTTGGCATGCAAATCAGCGACAACAAGATGGTAAGATGAGGCATCCTGCCGACTCTCCTTCTTGGAGGAATATAGATTATAGGTGGCCTGGTTTTGGTAATGAACCAAGAAATTTGCGTTTAGCTCTGGCAGCGGATGGTATAAACCCCCACAATAATGGTCTAGTCAATAGGTATACTTGTTGGCCAGTAGTATTGGTAATTTATAATCTTCCTCCATGGTTATGCATGAAACGGAAGTTTATGATGTTAACAATATTAGTCTCTGGTCCACATGAACCTGGTAATAACCTTGATATTTATTTACAACCGATGATTGATGATTTAAAGAAGCTTTGGGAAGATGGGGAACCAAATGTATATGACGCATTCAGTAAATCTTATTTCACATTGAAAGCAATTTTAATGTGGACGGTAAATGACTTCCCTGCTTATGGAAACTTATCTGGATGCGTTAACAAGGGTTATTTCTGCTGTCCAATTTGTGGTGATGATACGGTTGCTAAATATTTGGGTCATAGTAGGAAAATGAGCTACCAAGGCCATCGACGATATTTGGGTAAGTTTCATCCTTATCGGAGACAAAAGGCAGCTTTTAATGGTCAACAAGATTTTTCAGATGCACGTCCACCCCTTTCTGGACAAGAAGTGTTAGCACAGCAGGAGGCAATTGAGTTCTCATTCGGGAAGGAAGtgaaaaaatccaaaaaagttCAAAGTCCatggaagaagaagtcaatCTTCTTTGAATTAGAATATTGGAAGTTTCACCATGTTCGTCATTGTCTCGATGTTATGCACATCGAGAAGAACGTGTGCGATAATATAATTGGGACATTACTAAACATGCGGTTTAAGTCGAAAGATAGTGTGGCATCTCGTCTTGATATGGTTGACATGGGTGTTAGGCATGATTTAGATCCTGGAGTCACGCATACCCTGAAACCGGATTTTGAATCTTATGTTGTTAATCGGTTGATAGAGGGCGGCTACAATCGCATATATTTAATGCCGCATAATCAGCA TGTCCATTGGATTTTGATTATGATATGGGATGGTGACATTTATATTATGAATCCTTTGCCACATCCGAGAAATTTTTCTGAAGTGGAAAATAGATTATCAag CGCGCTAGAATCTTACAATGCTCAAACTGGAAGGCAAAAGAGAACTCCTAGAGTAGTAAATCTTCTC GGATGCCCTAAACAGCCCGGGGGCATTGAATGTGGTTATGTTGTCATGCGGTATATGAGGGATATAATTTCCGATACGGAAATGGCTTTTCAGAGCAAg TGGGCAGCGAAGACTCGAAGGTCGTATACCATGGATGTACTTGAAGAGGTGCGCTTGGAGACCCTTGAATTCATCGAAAACTTCATGTAA
- the LOC108204503 gene encoding L-type lectin-domain containing receptor kinase IX.1 has translation MLLCNFQFKIHYYTFLIIFHYSIIISCGAQLSFNYSTFSPNTKGINYDGNATASNPGIQLTLNQNDRGLNQSSGLATYFEAMHLWDNKSGSIADFSSNFSFKIDSRGLSNYSDGMTFFLAPVGFTMPRKQQGAGLGLVYVDQNFNSSLIQFVAVEFDTHANLDYPVDPPYDHVGIDISSMTSVKTMRWRNRIPDGFMNEAWISYSSSAKNLTVSFTSFVDSEPSIESLWYEVDLSKCLPERVVFGFSAATGRLYSEIHTIHSWNFSSNIQINEDNTTPPETAPKVTISLRPKKKNSEKVVVGLVAGASACILVLAVAFLWFKSKKKKKAVNNEEKDVSMVPYEFENETGPKKYSYETLSTSTKNFAEAEKIGQGGFGGVYKGFLSQLNSYVAVKRISKGSKQGIKEYASEVKIISRVRHRNLVQLIGWCHEEKELLLVYEFMPNGSLDSHLFRDNVFLTWMMRYNIARGLASALLYLHEEWEQCVLHRDIKSSNVMLDSDFNAKLGDFGLARLVDHGKEIETTLIAGTMGYMAPEYVMTGRASKETDVYSFGIVALEIASGRHPINSKGKQGEVLLVEYIWLLYGQEKILEAADPKLSSDFDDKELTRLLIVGLWCAHPDHKLRPSIRQAIQVLNFEVPLPRLSSTMPA, from the coding sequence ATGCTGTTATGCAATTTTCAGTTCAAGATTCATTACTATACTTTCTTGATCATTTTTCACTACTCTATCATAATCTCATGTGGTGCTCAGCTTTCCTTTAACTACTCTACGTTTAGTCCAAACACGAAGGGGATAAACTATGATGGTAATGCCACAGCCTCTAATCCTGGAATCCAGTTAACCCTCAACCAGAATGACAGAGGTTTGAATCAGAGTTCTGGCCTTGCCACATATTTTGAGGCAATGCATCTGTGGGACAACAAATCCGGGAGCATCGCAGATTTCTCTTccaatttttcattcaaaattgACTCACGAGGTCTCAGTAATTATTCGGATGGGATGACTTTTTTCCTTGCACCAGTTGGTTTCACCATGCCCAGGAAGCAGCAAGGTGCTGGCCTCGGCCTTGTATATGTTGACCAGAATTTCAACTCGTCACTTATTCAGTTTGTAGCAGTGGAGTTCGACACTCATGCAAATCTCGACTACCCTGTAGACCCTCCTTATGATCATGTAGGTATAGACATTAGCTCAATGACATCTGTAAAAACTATGAGATGGAGAAATCGTATTCCAGATGGATTTATGAATGAAGCTTGGATCAGTTATAGTTCTTCTGCCAAGAACTTGACTGTTTCCTTCACATCTTTCGTCGATAGTGAGCCTTCCATAGAGAGTCTTTGGTATGAAGTTGATCTGAGCAAGTGTTTACCTGAAAGAGTTGTTTTTGGCTTTTCAGCTGCAACAGGACGTCTTTATTCGGAAATACATACAATTCATTCTTGGAATTTTAGCTCAAACATACAGATCAATGAGGACAATACAACGCCTCCAGAAACGGCTCCTAAGGTAACTATAAGCTTAAGgccaaaaaagaaaaacagcGAAAAAGTAGTAGTGGGGCTTGTTGCAGGTGCCTCAGCCTGCATATTGGTCTTAGCGGTGGCTTTTCTTTGGTTCaagtcaaaaaagaagaaaaaagcaGTTAACAATGAAGAAAAGGATGTTTCCATGGTTCCTTATGAATTTGAAAATGAGACTGGACCAAAGAAGTATTCATACGAGACGCTGTCTACATCGACAAAGAACTTTGCAGAAGCAGAAAAGATTGGACAAGGGGGTTTTGGAGGGGTTTATAAGGGTTTCTTGAGTCAACTAAACTCCTATGTTGCTGTGAAACGGATATCAAAGGGATCTAAACAGGGAATAAAGGAGTATGCATCTGAAGTAAAGATTATTAGTCGAGTAAGACACAGGAATCTAGTGCAGCTGATCGGTTGGTGTCATGAAGAAAAGGAACTTCTACTTGTTTACGAGTTTATGCCTAATGGTAGCTTAGATTCCCATCTTTTCAGGGACAACGTGTTCTTGACATGGATGATGAGGTATAATATTGCTCGTGGATTGGCATCAGCATTGCTCTATTTACATGAGGAATGGGAACAATGTGTTCTCCATAGGGATATCAAATCAAGTAATGTTATGTTGGACTCAGATTTCAATGCAAAGCTTGGAGATTTCGGCTTAGCCAGACTTGTAGATCATGGAAAGGAAATAGAAACAACGCTTATAGCAGGGACAATGGGCTACATGGCACCAGAGTACGTCATGACAGGCAGAGCCAGCAAGGAAACAGACGTTTACAGCTTCGGGATTGTTGCCTTAGAAATAGCTTCAGGGAGACATCCTATCAACTCTAAAGGTAAACAAGGCGAGGTTTTACTAGTTGAGTATATATGGCTGCTTTATGGGCAAGAAAAGATTCTTGAAGCTGCTGATCCAAAACTTTCTTCAGACTTCGATGACAAAGAATTGACACGCTTGTTGATTGTCGGGCTATGGTGTGCTCACCCTGATCACAAGCTCCGACCTTCAATAAGGCAAGCGATTCAAGTGCTGAATTTTGAAGTTCCACTTCCCCGACTTTCATCCACGATGCCAGCATAA
- the LOC108204504 gene encoding uncharacterized protein LOC108204504, which produces MDHDSWLKFLHIDFGSGNLLLGRVSDVSCFLGLFFLFSLGFRRLESDHGGVLSVLKSGFDFKSIFNEKSNSKILSCISRILSFLKRPEGRKTGSGDDDSNCCDGDEELDVMDLRNLVKIERDRADAACMELEKERLAAASAAEEMMAMILRVQNEKSLVEMEAKQYRRLAEEKQLHDKDVIQSLKWIAVKYKTEKNWLEGQVRLMKQKLKLDSEDAEEDQLEGIGESPSFRGASCGDGFEDGLISSLDSGL; this is translated from the coding sequence ATGGATCATGATTCATGGTTGAAGTTCTTGCACATAGACTTTGGAAGTGGAAATTTGTTATTGGGGCGTGTTAGCGATGTTTCTTGTTTTTTAGGCCTGTTCTTCTTGTTTAGTTTAGGGTTCAGGCGATTGGAATCCGATCATGGAGGCGTTTTGAGTGTGTTAAAGAGTGGATTTGATTTTAAGtctatttttaatgaaaaatccAATTCGAAGATTTTATCTTGCATTAGTAGAATATTGAGTTTCTTGAAAAGGCCAGAAGGACGAAAAACTGGGAGTGGTGATGATGATTCTAATTGCTGTGATGGCGATGAAGAACTTGATGTTATGGACTTGAGGAACTTGGTGAAGATTGAAAGGGACAGAGCAGATGCTGCGTGTATGGAGCTTGAAAAGGAGAGGTTGGCGGCTGCCTCAGCTGCTGAGGAGATGATGGCAATGATTTTACGCGTTCAGAATGAGAAGAGCTTGGTTGAAATGGAGGCTAAACAGTACCGGAGACTGGCCGAGGAGAAACAGCTCCATGATAAAGATGTTATTCAGTCCCTGAAGTGGATTGCGGTAAAATATAAGACAGAAAAGAATTGGTTGGAAGGTCAGGTAAGGTTAATGAAACAAAAGCTGAAGCTAGACTCGGAAGATGCTGAAGAGGATCAATTAGAAGGCATCGGTGAATCTCCATCTTTTCGCGGTGCTAGTTGTGGAGATGGTTTTGAAGATGGGCTCATTAGTTCCCTTGACAGTGGTTTGTGA